In the Desulfitobacterium hafniense DCB-2 genome, AGCCGGGTATCCATTTCCCGGACACGGGTCCGTTCCGCCCGATAGAGAATGAATTCCTTGGCTGTGCGGGCGTGGCCTCTTTCGATCAGGATCTTTTCCACAGCATCCTGAATTTCTTCCACAGAGGGGACTTTTTTATGTAGGTTAACCTCAAGGTAGTTGACCACTTCTTCCGCAAGAAGGAGAGAGGATTGATAGTCCTTGCCTCCTGTGGCACTGGCTGCCTTAAAGATAGCGTTGGCTATTTTTTCAATGTTAAAAGGAGCTTCCCGTCCGTCGCGCTTGCGAATCTTAGTAATCAAATACAATCTACCTCTTTTCTCAATCTGATCTCTTATCATCGTTCAGGGACTCATGATGACATCCGAAACAAAAACTTCCCGACAGAGATGCCGAGAAGCTAAAAACAACATGCCGTTAGCAGCCCAACATACTCTATCCTCCGTAGAGTTGGTGGTATACACATAGGCAGGTCTTCTGACTTAGGATCATCTATACTTCTTACCTTCCCGAAACCCTTTCAGTGGTAATGCCAAGAAGTATATTTCCCTTACAGCGGCGGGACCGTGCCGGCCTCTAACCGGCTTCCCTTTTCAACTGTGGTTGTACAGTCACCTATGAGATTCCTTATTAATGAACCAGTCTCATTATACATCAAAATCTCGTTGAACACCATATATAGATGAAAGTTTATAAAAAAACACTATATATAGGGGTGTGCAACCGAAAACCAGTTGAGCTAAGACTGATAAAATCATATCTTAAAAGCAAGGGGACTGTCAACGATCTAAATCACATTATCTAATTACATGAGCCAAATTATATGATCTGAATTATATTACCGAAATTACATTATCTCACCATGATATTCCTGCAGGGATTTAACCACGGTTTTATTGGCTGCCGCCTCCTGAGATGCGGCAATTCCTTTGGCGCTGGCTAAGGCGGCCGGGGTGGTGGTGATATAAGGGATCTTATACTTAATGGCGGTCTTGCGGATGTAGGAATCATCTTTGAGGCTGCGTTTGCCGATGGGGGTGTTAATGACCAATTGGATCTCGCCGTTCATAATACCATCAGTGATATTGGGACGGCCTTCCTCAATTTTATGGATGAATTCGGCGTCAATGCTATGATCCTGAAGGAATTTCCGGGTCCCCTGAGTGGCTTTGATCTTAAAGCCCAGCTTGAGGAATTCCTGGGCGATTTCGATGACCCCTGAAGAGCGGTCCTGTTCGGCAATGCTCATAAGGACGGTTCCGCTGAAGGGCAGGGAGGAGTGGGTTGCTTCCTGAGCCTTGAAATAGGCCAGGCCGAAGGAATTGGCCATGCCCAAAACCTCTCCGGTGGAACGCATTTCCGGGCCGAGGACGGGATCTACTTCAGGGAATTTGTCAAAGGGGAAGACCGCTTCTTTGACGCCGTAATGGGAGATCTGAGCAGGCTTGAAGTTGGTTGCGATATCGTTCTTTTGCCCGGTATAATCAGCCAGTATCAACTCCGTGGCCAGCCTGGCCATGGGGGTGTTGCAGATTTTGGAGACCAGGGGTACGGTGCGGGAAGCTCTGGGATTGGCCTCTAAGACGTAGACCTTATCCTCGGCGATGGCGTACTGGATATTCATAAGCCCTACCACATGGAGTTCCTGGGCAATCCGCTGGGTATAATCGATAATGGTGCGCAAATGGCGGTCGGCAATGGTCAGGGGAGGAATGACGCAGGCACTGTCTCCGGAATGGATCCCCGCCAGCTCGATGTGCTCCATAACGGCAGGGACGAAGGCATGAGTACCGTCTGAGACGGCATCGGCTTCTGCTTCGATGGCATTCTCCAGGAATTTATCGATAAGAATGGGGCGTTCCGGGGTGATGTCCACGGCGGCGGCCACATATTCCCGCAGCTGTTCTTCATCAAAGACAATTTCCATGCCCCGGCCTCCCAGGACATAGGAGGGACGAACCATGACGGGATAACCGATCATCTCCGCCGCTGCCAAAGCTTCCTCCAGAGTGCTGGCCATACCTGCCTGGGGCATGGGGATAGCCAGTTTCTCCATCATTTTGCGGAACTGATCCCGATCCTCAGCCTGGTCGATGACTTCCGGTACGGTACCGAGAATTCTTACTCCCGCCTCCTGGAGCTGGGCGGCGATATTCAGGGGTGTCTGGCCTCCGAATTGGACGATGGCGCCGATGGGGCGTTCTTTTTCATAGATGCTTAAGACATCCTCCACAGTCAGGGGCTCGAAATATAGCTTATCCGAGGTGTCATAATCGGTGGATACGGTCTCGGGGTTGCAGTTGATCATGATGGTTTCATAGCCCAGGTTTTTTAAGGCAAAAGCGGCGTGAACGCAGCAGTAGTCAAATTCGATGCCCTGGCCGATGCGGTTGGGGCCGCCGCCCAGGATGAGGACCTTTTCCCTCTGGCTGGTGGTGACCTTGTCCGGGGCATTATAGGTGGAGTAATAATAGGAGGCGTTGTTTACCCCGCTTACAGGTACGGCATCCCAGGCCTGGGTCAACCCCAGCCCCAGGCGCTGCCGGCGGACTTGCGTCTCAGAAATACCTAAGAGCTGGGCCAGATAGCGGTCGGCAAAACCATCCTTTTTGGCTTGGATCAGGAGCTCGGCGGGGAGCTCCCGGCCTTGATACTCCAGGATCTTTTCTTCCAGGTCCACCAATTCCTTCATTTGTTCAATGAACCAGGTCTTGACATAGGTGATGGCGGCAAGCTCCGCCGGATCAGCCCCTTGGCGGAGGGCTTCGTACATCATAAAATGCCGTTCACTGGTAGGGGTTTTCAGCAGCTCCAGAAGCTCGGGGAGGGTCTTGGTGTTGAAATCTTTGGCAAAGCCTAAGCCGTAACGGCCTATTTCCAAACTGCGAATGGCTTTTTGGAAGGCTTCTTTATAGTTTTTGCCGATGCTCATGACTTCACCCACGGCCCGCATCTGGGTGCCCAGTTTGTCTTCCACACCCTTGAACTTTTCAAAGGCCCAGCGGGCGAACTTGATCACTACATAGTCACCCCAGGGAGTATATTTATCCAGGGTTCCCTCCCGCCAGTAGGGGATTTCATCCAGGGTCAGGCCGGCGGCCAGCAGGGAAGAGATCAGGGCAATGGGGAACCCGGTGGCTTTGGAAGCCAGGGCGGAGGAGCGGGAGGTACGGGGGTTGATCTCGATGATCACCACCCGGTCGGTTTTGGGATCATGGGCGAATTGGACATTGGTCCCACCGATGACTTCGATGGCTTCCACGATAGAGTAGGCGTATTTCTGAAGCCTTTCCTGAAGCTCCTGAGAGATGGTCAGCATGGGGGCGCTGCAGAAGGAATCCCCGGTATGGACGCCGATAGCGTCGATGTTTTCGATGAAGCAGACGGTGATCATTTGGTTTTTGGAGTCCCGGACCACTTCCAGCTCCAGCTCTTCCCAGCCCAGGACGGATTCTTCCACCAGAACCTGTCCGATCATGCTGGCGGAGATGCCCCGGTTCACGATGGTTTTTAATTCTTCCACATTGTAGACCAGGCCGCCCCCGGTGCCGCCCAGGGTGTAAGCAGGACGAATCACCACGGGATAGCCCAGCTCCTGAGCGATTTTCTCGGCTTCTTCCACAGTGTAAGCAGGGCTGCTTTTGGGCATATCGATACCCAGGCGTTCCATGGTCTCCTTGAAGGCGATGCGGTCTTCCCCCCGCTCGATGGCATCCAGCTGTACCCCGATGACTTTCACGCCATAGTGATCGAGAATTCCCGCTTTGGCCAGTTCGGAACTCAGATTTAGCCCGGATTGTCCTCCTAAATTGGGCAGAAGGGCATCGGGGCGCTCTTTCTCGATGATCTCGGTGATTCTCTGGACATTGAGAGGCTCGATGTAGGTAGCATCAGCCGTACCGGCATCCGTCATAATCGTGGCGGGATTGGAGTTCACCAACACCACTTCATAACCTAAGTTTTTGAGGGCTTTGCAAGCCTGGGTTCCTGAATAGTCAAATTCGGCAGCCTGCCCGATGACGATGGGGCCGGAACCGATGATCATTATCTTCTTAATATCTTCTCTCTTAGGCATCTTGATCAACCACTCCTTACTTTCTATTGAAGGGAATACGTGCAGAAAAACCTTATATAATTATACATTATTATGCATAAATATAATATCTGTAGACTGAAAAATACAGTGTTTTTTTAAAGAATTGATAGCCTAGAGAGAAGCAACTTGGTAAGAGAAATTCCTCCATATTTTTGCTACTATTTAATAGCAAATGGTGTTATAATAAAAAAGGGTGATAAAAATTGCTGGACCAAAGACACTTCCCTTCGCCTTGGATAAGGAGGAATAGCATCGTGAAAAAATACTGTGATATTTGCCAATGTGAGCAAGAAACACAAGTTGACAATAAGAGGGAGACTTTTTCTGTTCGTGGGGAAGAAATAGAGACCGTTTCCGATATTCGCATTTGTTCAATCTGCAGAAATGAGCTTTTCGATGAAGAGCTGGATACCAAGAATCTGGAGAGGGTTTATCAAGCCTATCGCAACAAACACAATTTGCTTTCACCTTTCGAAATAAAGCAAATCCGTGAATCCATTGGCTCGGGAAGAACTGTCGCTTCACTACTGGGATGGAGCCAGGCTACCTTTGTGCGTTATGAGGGAGGAGCCATACCGAGTGCATCTCATCATGAGCAATTATTGCGTTTGAAAAATGATCCCACTTATCTCAACTATCTTTATGACAGTAATAAAAACAAACTGACCGATAGAGAAAAGAGAAAAATCTTAGCCCAAATCGATAAGACAGATCCAGCGGCGGAGCAAGATCCGGTTGATTTTTTGAATAAACGTTTCGCTCCATTTTATAACAAGGGGATTACAAATATTGAATTTGATTTTGAAAAACTTGCTGCTCTGGTTCAGATATTTGCTGTAACGAATAGGGAATTAGTGAAGACGAAGTTGCAAAAGCTTCTTTATTATGCTGATAACCTTCATTTTAAGCGTTATGGATATCCCATAACGGGGCTGGTCTATATTCACCATCATTTTGGCCCGGTTCCTGTAAATCATGATTTAATCCATTGGGTACTTGAAAGTGTAGGAGTCATTGAAACAAAGCCCTATGACGGACTATACGAGGGTGAGATATTGATGCCAACAGAAAGGGGAAATCAAGACCTGTTTTCTAATGAGGAGCTGGAAGTAATTTTTGCCATAGCTGAATATTTCAAGGATTTTTCGGCAACGAAGATATCGGATTTTTCTCATAAGGAAAAAGGGTATATAGAAACGGCTCAAAGAGAGATCATACCCTATCGTTATGCAAATGATTTAAAGTTGAGTTAACCTCCGTTTTCTTCAGACAGGATGACGGTGTCCTCAGTCAAACGTTTTTAGACAATAATCGTGGTTATAAATAAGTAGATGCTGGTAAAAAACAATAAAAGATAGATAAGCTGCTGCATCCGCTGTTGATTGAGCCGGACAAAGACAAATTGTCCAAGCACAATTCCCAGCACCAGAAAAGGAAGAGAAATCAGGGTGGACTTCCAGACTATGGCGGAATTGCCGTAAAGAAAGGTTTGCATGAGAATGCTGAGCAAATTGATGAAGACAAAGTAGGCGACGGTTGTACTGCGTATGGTGGCCTTATCAAGATCGGTTCCCGCATAATAGATCATCAGGGGGGGACCGGGCATACCGATGCTGGTGGTGAGAAATCCGGAACAGACCCCCATCAGGAATTCTTTGGTGTTGCTTTCTTTAAAGCAAATTTTAGCAGCCAATAAACAGGTCGATATCAGCAGCAATACACTGATCAAGAGTTTCAAGGGACGTACATCCAGAAAAATAAAGATAAGGATTCCCGGCAGCGTTCCCAGTAAGCTGCCCATGATTAATCTCTTTAAAGTGGCTGCTTTAACAGTATGGCGGATTTTATAGATCATCATCAGGGAGATGATGAAGGCAAGTAGAATATTCAGTTGGATGGCGTCACGGGGGTCAAGCAAGAGAAGCAGGAAAGGAATGGACATGATGGCAAATCCGAATCCGGTGGCGGCCTGCATGGTTGAAGCGATGAGTACGATTAATATAAGGGCATAGGTGTTCATGGTCGATCCTCCCTGGTAGCCTGCATTAAGGACTGTATTCTGCACTCATCCGGCTTGGAAGCATAGGCTGTATATCAGAAGTATAGCTTATGCCGGTGCGGGACGGTATGCAAAAAGGGGGCGTGTGGAAAGCTTGGTTCCGACACGCCCCTCCTTTATGCGGCGAAGTTAAGACTTCAGTAGTTAAGATTTCATAGAAAATTAGCCCTGAAATTAGCCCTAAGCAGCCGGCCTATGGAAGCAGATGATTCACTAAAAGCAGCTCCACATAGTCCTGATTGCGCAGGGCTGCAGCATTGGCCTCATCAATATCGATATGCATCTCCAGGGTAAAGTTATGGCTGACGCGAATCAGGGTTTCCCTGAAGACTAATCCCCGGGGGCCAGGTGCAGTGACGCTGACCCGGTCCCTGTCTTTGACTCCGAAACGTGCAGCATCGGTGCTATGCATATGGATATGCCTGGCGGCGGCGATCACCCCTTCCGGTAAGGTGAGGGAGCCTGAAGGGCCAACCAGAGTGATCCCGGCTGAGTTGGCCAGATCGCCGGAATCCCGGACGGGTGGGGTGATACCGAGCTTGATCCCATCAGAAACCGAGAGCTCCACCTGAGTCTGAGGGCGGACCGGTCCTAAAATACGCACGTTTTCAATAACTCCTTTGGGTCCCACCAGGGTTACCCTTTCTTCACAGGCATATTGCCCGGGCTGGGAGAGGTCTTTTTTTATTTTAAACGAATAGTTGGGGCCGAAGAGGGTTTGGGCGTCTTCCTGGGACAAATGGACATGGCGGTTGGATATGGCCACGGGAATCTGATTTATCTTAGGGAGGGGGCGGATTTGTTCCATGACGGCTTCAGTAATCATGGCAATAAGCTGATTATGCTCCATGTATCTCACCTGCACTTGCTTGATGATGACTAACCGATCTTCAGTTGCTGAAGAACCTGTTTAACCACATCGTCGATATCGTCTGATTTGATGTCCCAGGAAGTTGCCTTGGTCGGCGGCAGAAGTGGGGAAACATTGCCTTGGGTAGCCGGCACCTTATGGAAAGCCACTTTTTTAAGACCATAGGTCAGATGTTTAATATTGATCAAATGCTGAGGTCCTAAGTTCTCCGAGATGCTGCTGCCGCCCCATGTGCCGCAACCAAGGGTTAAAGAGGGCATGATGCCGGTGGTTTGGCCGATGCCGCCAAGGGCTGAAGGTGTATTGACGATAATCCGGAAAACCGGTTTAGCCAAAAATTCCCGAATCACCTGCTCGTTTTGGGAATGGATCGCACAAGAATGGCCGATTCCCCCCAACTTTAAAAGCTCAATGCTGAGATGACAGGCTTCTTTCCAATCCTGAACCACATAGAAGCCTAATACAGTGGTAAGTTTCTCGTGGGAGAGGGGATAATCCTTGCCGTAACCCTCCATGGGGGCAATGAGCAGGGCTGTATCGGCAGGAATGCTGATCCCTGCCCGTTGGGCGATGACGGCAGGGGATTGTCCGACTAAGGCGTTATTCATACTGCCGTTGGCATGGATGACCACCCGGCCCACCTTTTGAACTTCTTCCGGAGAGAGGAAGTAAGCGCCCTGGTTTTGCAGCTCTTTGATCACCTCATCTTTAATCGGCTGGTCGGCAAGAATCGCTTGCTCTGAAGCGCAGATCATGCCATTATCAAAGGTTTTGCTGACCATAATATCATTGACGGCCTGCTTGATATCCGCCGAGCGCTCGATAAAGACGGGAACATTGCCCGATCCCACCCCAAAGGCCGGCTTGCCGGCACTGTAGGCCGATTTAACCAGTCCCGGTCCCCCGGTGGCGATAATCGCGGCGACGTCGGGATGATGCATAAGCTCATGGCTGGCCTGCAGGGAGGTCATGCTGAGGCAGGAGCAGACCCCGTCGGGAGCCCCGGCTTTGACGGCAGCCTCATTGATCAGACTGGCAGTGGCACACCCACATTGAACAGCAAAGGGATGGGGGGAAAAGACGATGGCATTGGCTCCCTTGATGGCGCAAAGAGCATTGTGAATGATGGTCGAGGTGGGATTGGTACGGGGAGTAATTCCTACCAGTACACCCATGGGGGCGGCATAGCGGATGACTTTCCGGTCGGGGTCTTCACTGATGGTACCGATGGTTTTGATATGTTTTGTGGATTCATAGACATCCCGCGCAGCAAAAAGGTTTTTGGCGATTTTATGCTCAACGATCCCGTATTCAGTCTCCTGGCAAGCCATCCGTGCCAATCCTTCGGCATTCTCTTCAACAGCGGCAACGATGGACGCCAGGATCTTATCAATCTGCTGCTCATTAAAATGAGCTAAGTGGAGTTGGGCTTCCTTGGCCTTTTGGACAAGATTACGGGATTCTTGAATAGAAGCTAAGTCCGTATCTAATACCACGAGGAATCATCCTTTCCAATTACGCCTTCCCTGAATCATCATGGGGAAGAATCATTTCAACTTCTGTATGGGGTCTGGGAATGACATGAACGGATTTCAATTCACCTACCCGCTGGGCAGCGGCAGCACCGGCATCTGTAGCGGCTTTGACCGCTCCGACATCCCCACGGACCATGACGGTGACGAGACCGCCTCCGACGAGAACTTTACCAATTAAATGAACATTGGCTGCTTTGACCATGGCGTCGGCGGCCTCGATGGCGCCAACCAAACCTTTTGTTTCAACCATTCCTAAGGCATCTTGTTGCATTGCGTTCCCTCCTAAGGTTTAACTTCAATTACTTGGCTTTCGGCAGGATCATTTCCACCTCGCCATGAGGTCTGGGAATAACATGGACGGAGATCAACTCGCCCACCCGCTGGGCGGCAGCGGCACCGGCATCTGTAGCGGCTTTGACTGCACCGACATCGCCGCGGACCATGACGGCAACGAGACCGCCGCCGACCAGCACATTGCCGATTAAGTGAACATTGGCGGCTTTGACCATGGCATCTGCTGCCTCAATGGCACCAATGAGACCTTTGGTTTCGATCATTCCTAAAGCTTCCTGTTGCATAGTAAAATCCTCCTTTTTAAATTGGCTGCTACTCTGTGGGTATTACAGAGTACTGGGTCAGCAGACATAAAACAGCTTGACTTTGTCTGCAGCAGTCAAGATTATCTTGGCCTGGGCGGGAATATAGAGTGTATCGCCGGCTTGGGCCGTATAGCAGCGGTTATCAATACAACATTCCAAAGTGCCTTCGATGATGTAATTCAGCTCATCCCTGGCCGGAGTCAAACTATAACTGGTTTTGTCAAGAGCCATGATCCCTGCCGAATAGAGGGGGCACTCTTTTTTGTTGAATAGTTCTTTAATCTTGATCTGGTCCCTGGGGTTGCCGGTAGCAAAATCCTCTAGAATAAGGCTGTTCCCCTTTACAATTCTTAAACCACCGGGATCGGCTTCTTTTTGAGGCTGTGCAGGTGAGCCGGACCGATTGAGGCAAACCATGACCTCCTCAATAATGCGGGATACCAAGGCCGGATCGAGAGGGGAGGCCGGGGAGAAGGCCGGAGACGGAGCAACAGTTGGCGGCAGAGAAACAGGGTGGGCTGTGATTTGAACGCCCAGCTCCTTGGCAGCATCCCGGGCAGCCGGGGTGATCAGGTCTGCCTCAGAGATCGTGAGGATTTTTTCAGGGGTTTCCGATGCTTTTTTAATGTCAGCTGCGGTAATTAAGGCTTTCAAGCGTCACTTCACCTCCTTTGTGACGGACCTTCTGCCGGGTCGGAATTCTCAACAAAGACATCGTTTCAAATGGTCATGAGGGGAAGGGATCACGACCTTATCCACAAGCATTCCTCTTTCCGAAGCCAGCATAACCCCTGCGGCAACGGAGGATTCCACCGAGGCCACGTCCCCGGTGAGGGTAACAAAGGATTTTCCGCCGATGCCCATTCCGATCCGTATTTCCACCAGGTCCACCTGACCGGTTTTGGCAGCAGTATCGGCGGCCACTATGAGTGAGGCAATGGAAAAGGTTTCAATAATACCCAGGGCCTTGATCAGGGTAAGGGGCGTGGCGGCTGAGATAGCGGTGAGAACCTGCGGATGAACGTTGGGGAGAATAAAATCATCAAGGACCGAGTGGGCGGCCATAGTTTTTCCGGCAGTTACCGAGCTTTGCACAGCGGCTACATCACCGCAAATCAGAACGATATATTTTCCCGGACAAACCGGCTTGGCCTCCAGGAGATCGACTTGGGCCGCTTTCAGCATAGCATCGGCGGCTTCGATGCCTCTGGCAATACTGTTGACTTCCACTAAACCGATGGATTCCATGGCTGTGTTTCACTTCCTTTCCGTGCAGAGATAAGGATACTATCCGTGATTTCCTGGACGACGCCGTCGATGCTGGCATGGAGATAAGACCCCAGACCCTTGGCAGGGGGTGAAGCTATGGGGTCTCCTTTTTTTACCTTTTGTCCTGCTTTAACGGTAGGCACACTGGGGGCACCCACATGCTGGCATAATTTTAT is a window encoding:
- the carB gene encoding carbamoyl-phosphate synthase large subunit, coding for MPKREDIKKIMIIGSGPIVIGQAAEFDYSGTQACKALKNLGYEVVLVNSNPATIMTDAGTADATYIEPLNVQRITEIIEKERPDALLPNLGGQSGLNLSSELAKAGILDHYGVKVIGVQLDAIERGEDRIAFKETMERLGIDMPKSSPAYTVEEAEKIAQELGYPVVIRPAYTLGGTGGGLVYNVEELKTIVNRGISASMIGQVLVEESVLGWEELELEVVRDSKNQMITVCFIENIDAIGVHTGDSFCSAPMLTISQELQERLQKYAYSIVEAIEVIGGTNVQFAHDPKTDRVVIIEINPRTSRSSALASKATGFPIALISSLLAAGLTLDEIPYWREGTLDKYTPWGDYVVIKFARWAFEKFKGVEDKLGTQMRAVGEVMSIGKNYKEAFQKAIRSLEIGRYGLGFAKDFNTKTLPELLELLKTPTSERHFMMYEALRQGADPAELAAITYVKTWFIEQMKELVDLEEKILEYQGRELPAELLIQAKKDGFADRYLAQLLGISETQVRRQRLGLGLTQAWDAVPVSGVNNASYYYSTYNAPDKVTTSQREKVLILGGGPNRIGQGIEFDYCCVHAAFALKNLGYETIMINCNPETVSTDYDTSDKLYFEPLTVEDVLSIYEKERPIGAIVQFGGQTPLNIAAQLQEAGVRILGTVPEVIDQAEDRDQFRKMMEKLAIPMPQAGMASTLEEALAAAEMIGYPVMVRPSYVLGGRGMEIVFDEEQLREYVAAAVDITPERPILIDKFLENAIEAEADAVSDGTHAFVPAVMEHIELAGIHSGDSACVIPPLTIADRHLRTIIDYTQRIAQELHVVGLMNIQYAIAEDKVYVLEANPRASRTVPLVSKICNTPMARLATELILADYTGQKNDIATNFKPAQISHYGVKEAVFPFDKFPEVDPVLGPEMRSTGEVLGMANSFGLAYFKAQEATHSSLPFSGTVLMSIAEQDRSSGVIEIAQEFLKLGFKIKATQGTRKFLQDHSIDAEFIHKIEEGRPNITDGIMNGEIQLVINTPIGKRSLKDDSYIRKTAIKYKIPYITTTPAALASAKGIAASQEAAANKTVVKSLQEYHGEIM
- a CDS encoding type II TA system antitoxin MqsA family protein produces the protein MKKYCDICQCEQETQVDNKRETFSVRGEEIETVSDIRICSICRNELFDEELDTKNLERVYQAYRNKHNLLSPFEIKQIRESIGSGRTVASLLGWSQATFVRYEGGAIPSASHHEQLLRLKNDPTYLNYLYDSNKNKLTDREKRKILAQIDKTDPAAEQDPVDFLNKRFAPFYNKGITNIEFDFEKLAALVQIFAVTNRELVKTKLQKLLYYADNLHFKRYGYPITGLVYIHHHFGPVPVNHDLIHWVLESVGVIETKPYDGLYEGEILMPTERGNQDLFSNEELEVIFAIAEYFKDFSATKISDFSHKEKGYIETAQREIIPYRYANDLKLS
- a CDS encoding sulfite exporter TauE/SafE family protein, yielding MNTYALILIVLIASTMQAATGFGFAIMSIPFLLLLLDPRDAIQLNILLAFIISLMMIYKIRHTVKAATLKRLIMGSLLGTLPGILIFIFLDVRPLKLLISVLLLISTCLLAAKICFKESNTKEFLMGVCSGFLTTSIGMPGPPLMIYYAGTDLDKATIRSTTVAYFVFINLLSILMQTFLYGNSAIVWKSTLISLPFLVLGIVLGQFVFVRLNQQRMQQLIYLLLFFTSIYLFITTIIV
- a CDS encoding phosphate propanoyltransferase; amino-acid sequence: MEHNQLIAMITEAVMEQIRPLPKINQIPVAISNRHVHLSQEDAQTLFGPNYSFKIKKDLSQPGQYACEERVTLVGPKGVIENVRILGPVRPQTQVELSVSDGIKLGITPPVRDSGDLANSAGITLVGPSGSLTLPEGVIAAARHIHMHSTDAARFGVKDRDRVSVTAPGPRGLVFRETLIRVSHNFTLEMHIDIDEANAAALRNQDYVELLLVNHLLP
- a CDS encoding aldehyde dehydrogenase family protein, which encodes MVLDTDLASIQESRNLVQKAKEAQLHLAHFNEQQIDKILASIVAAVEENAEGLARMACQETEYGIVEHKIAKNLFAARDVYESTKHIKTIGTISEDPDRKVIRYAAPMGVLVGITPRTNPTSTIIHNALCAIKGANAIVFSPHPFAVQCGCATASLINEAAVKAGAPDGVCSCLSMTSLQASHELMHHPDVAAIIATGGPGLVKSAYSAGKPAFGVGSGNVPVFIERSADIKQAVNDIMVSKTFDNGMICASEQAILADQPIKDEVIKELQNQGAYFLSPEEVQKVGRVVIHANGSMNNALVGQSPAVIAQRAGISIPADTALLIAPMEGYGKDYPLSHEKLTTVLGFYVVQDWKEACHLSIELLKLGGIGHSCAIHSQNEQVIREFLAKPVFRIIVNTPSALGGIGQTTGIMPSLTLGCGTWGGSSISENLGPQHLINIKHLTYGLKKVAFHKVPATQGNVSPLLPPTKATSWDIKSDDIDDVVKQVLQQLKIG
- a CDS encoding BMC domain-containing protein; the encoded protein is MQQDALGMVETKGLVGAIEAADAMVKAANVHLIGKVLVGGGLVTVMVRGDVGAVKAATDAGAAAAQRVGELKSVHVIPRPHTEVEMILPHDDSGKA
- a CDS encoding BMC domain-containing protein → MQQEALGMIETKGLIGAIEAADAMVKAANVHLIGNVLVGGGLVAVMVRGDVGAVKAATDAGAAAAQRVGELISVHVIPRPHGEVEMILPKAK
- a CDS encoding cupin domain-containing protein is translated as MKALITAADIKKASETPEKILTISEADLITPAARDAAKELGVQITAHPVSLPPTVAPSPAFSPASPLDPALVSRIIEEVMVCLNRSGSPAQPQKEADPGGLRIVKGNSLILEDFATGNPRDQIKIKELFNKKECPLYSAGIMALDKTSYSLTPARDELNYIIEGTLECCIDNRCYTAQAGDTLYIPAQAKIILTAADKVKLFYVC
- a CDS encoding BMC domain-containing protein, translating into MESIGLVEVNSIARGIEAADAMLKAAQVDLLEAKPVCPGKYIVLICGDVAAVQSSVTAGKTMAAHSVLDDFILPNVHPQVLTAISAATPLTLIKALGIIETFSIASLIVAADTAAKTGQVDLVEIRIGMGIGGKSFVTLTGDVASVESSVAAGVMLASERGMLVDKVVIPSPHDHLKRCLC